The following proteins are encoded in a genomic region of Paenibacillus sp. FSL H3-0469:
- a CDS encoding AraC family transcriptional regulator, which yields MNLPPIHLENMNLRITVGGLTLNVPYILFGTFHRSFPEHIHSKRSYELHYVPEGQGTLIANGHSYPVVPGTLFMTGPDVVHEQITNPSDPMSEYCICFELLENKPARDQELDSITGTFAQTPFWIGQDTQNLMPLFEQLSFETTRKFIGYHRYVSTILEQIVVKLIRNYMGDQPAASISQAPLQTLDDTRLAAIEHSFLYQYRFITVQALADTLGLSVRQTERTIRQFYGMTFTRKRTIARLNAASHYLTMTAMTISHIAETVGYSSLEQFCSAFKTHYGMPAGRYRLLRSAQI from the coding sequence ATGAATTTACCGCCGATCCACCTGGAGAATATGAATTTGCGGATTACTGTCGGAGGACTAACACTGAATGTGCCCTATATACTGTTCGGCACGTTTCACCGTTCTTTTCCCGAGCATATCCACAGCAAACGAAGCTATGAACTGCATTATGTCCCGGAAGGGCAAGGTACGCTGATCGCGAACGGGCACAGTTATCCGGTCGTCCCGGGTACCTTGTTCATGACAGGACCGGATGTCGTCCACGAGCAGATTACGAATCCTTCGGACCCCATGTCGGAGTACTGTATCTGCTTCGAGCTGCTGGAAAACAAGCCTGCCCGGGATCAGGAGCTTGATAGCATCACCGGAACATTCGCACAGACACCATTCTGGATCGGCCAGGATACACAAAACCTGATGCCATTGTTTGAGCAGCTCTCCTTCGAGACTACCCGCAAATTCATCGGCTATCACCGGTATGTAAGCACGATTCTTGAACAGATTGTCGTCAAGCTGATCCGGAATTATATGGGTGACCAGCCGGCCGCTTCCATCTCACAGGCACCGCTGCAGACGCTCGACGATACCCGGCTGGCTGCCATTGAACACAGCTTTCTGTACCAATACCGCTTTATTACCGTACAAGCGCTGGCGGACACATTGGGCTTGAGCGTCAGACAGACGGAAAGAACGATCAGACAATTTTACGGCATGACCTTTACCCGGAAACGGACCATAGCCCGGTTAAATGCAGCTTCTCATTACCTGACCATGACCGCCATGACCATCAGCCATATCGCAGAAACGGTCGGTTATTCGTCGCTTGAGCAATTTTGCTCAGCCTTTAAGACACACTATGGAATGCCTGCGGGCAGGTACCGGTTATTACGTTCTGCTCAAATCTAA
- a CDS encoding LURP-one-related family protein, which yields MKQLYIKQKVFSIGEKFTVKDEREQDVYVVEGSFMRIPKTFSIMNAGGREVAQITKKVFSFLPKFFVEVDGREILTIKKELSFFKARYSIDSADIEVHGDWWDMDFQILQRGAVVGEVSKKWFTWGDSYSVEVLNEELEAVIVAIVVAIDCVKADHRAAASNS from the coding sequence ATGAAACAACTCTACATCAAACAAAAGGTATTCAGCATAGGTGAGAAGTTTACGGTGAAGGATGAGCGGGAGCAGGATGTGTATGTTGTGGAGGGCAGCTTCATGCGCATTCCCAAGACGTTCTCGATTATGAACGCAGGCGGAAGGGAAGTTGCGCAGATTACGAAGAAGGTGTTCAGCTTCCTGCCCAAGTTCTTCGTGGAAGTGGATGGCCGTGAGATATTGACGATTAAAAAGGAGCTGTCGTTCTTCAAGGCGCGCTATTCGATAGATTCGGCGGATATTGAGGTGCACGGGGACTGGTGGGACATGGATTTCCAAATCCTGCAGCGCGGAGCCGTTGTAGGGGAAGTTAGCAAAAAGTGGTTCACCTGGGGAGACAGCTACAGTGTTGAAGTTTTGAATGAGGAGCTGGAGGCGGTCATCGTCGCGATTGTGGTTGCCATTGATTGTGTGAAGGCGGATCACCGTGCCGCTGCTTCTAATTCGTAG
- a CDS encoding ABC transporter ATP-binding protein, which translates to MQIYGASKALGIGTVITMKDRYTPLVIVLRVYKQTLKAAPWSGVLSPLYYLLEGIFPVFITIISAGLFNEVYSYSQGKTEGYPLYFYGGVLLAGYVLKQILQFISNITINAGVYERCTDYHKQAIAHKSSRLPLILYEDSETMNIKARAMDCVNREILSQIYMSSAVFATSAISIISLVSVLASYNLLFILLSLLTVMPYFIARRLRGKDFYALKKRQTKRVRYRDYLWEMFNDKTAVKEMRTMGFDQYLREQFKETRVEIDKELWEFSKKDALSLLFCDTIRGIGYTASVVLALVLTVSGEINIGLFGASIGAFLSVQNETKKFLMDLGSLPEKIAFAKDYYAFLDLPEERKGSVQKESLTENIKLKQLEFTYPNAGRKTIKGVNLEIHKGEKIAVIGENGSGKTTLSKLILGLYPVQRGAVTYDGEALEGLNQEALFQMISIIPQDFMRYSLTLRENICISDLARSDTDRDILEVLEMVKLDIDPSGLNRTLGREFDGLELSGGQWQKLSIARGLFKRSEIIVMDEPTSALDPLIENEILMNFLTVAQDKTAIIVSHRTGLCRHVDRIVVMKAGEIVEVGSHSELIQREGEYTRLYTTQEQWYV; encoded by the coding sequence ATGCAAATCTATGGAGCAAGCAAAGCTCTTGGTATAGGGACAGTGATAACCATGAAGGATAGATACACACCGCTGGTGATTGTGCTCAGAGTATACAAACAAACGTTAAAGGCTGCTCCTTGGTCAGGGGTTTTGTCTCCGCTGTATTATTTGCTCGAGGGCATTTTTCCGGTATTTATAACGATAATTTCAGCCGGTCTTTTTAACGAGGTTTATTCTTATTCGCAGGGAAAAACGGAGGGGTATCCTCTTTATTTCTATGGAGGAGTTCTGCTGGCAGGCTATGTATTAAAGCAAATCCTTCAGTTTATCTCTAATATCACGATCAATGCCGGGGTCTATGAACGATGCACAGATTATCATAAACAGGCTATAGCACATAAGAGCTCCCGGTTACCGCTGATCCTGTATGAGGACTCCGAGACCATGAACATCAAAGCTAGAGCTATGGACTGTGTAAACCGTGAAATTCTAAGTCAAATTTATATGTCATCTGCGGTATTTGCTACAAGCGCTATCAGTATTATTTCATTGGTGTCTGTGCTTGCCAGCTACAATCTGCTGTTTATTCTGTTGTCTTTGTTGACAGTCATGCCCTACTTTATTGCGAGAAGGCTGCGTGGTAAGGATTTCTATGCGCTGAAGAAGAGACAAACCAAACGAGTCCGCTATAGGGATTACTTGTGGGAAATGTTCAATGATAAGACCGCAGTGAAAGAAATGCGAACTATGGGGTTCGACCAGTACTTAAGAGAGCAATTCAAAGAAACAAGAGTTGAGATAGATAAGGAGTTATGGGAATTCAGTAAAAAGGATGCATTATCTTTGCTATTCTGCGATACGATTCGTGGCATTGGTTATACGGCGAGTGTCGTTCTCGCACTGGTCCTAACCGTATCCGGTGAGATTAACATAGGCTTGTTCGGAGCAAGCATCGGGGCTTTCTTATCCGTACAGAATGAAACGAAAAAGTTCTTAATGGATCTGGGCAGCCTTCCTGAGAAAATAGCCTTTGCCAAGGATTATTATGCTTTTTTGGACTTACCTGAAGAGCGTAAAGGATCAGTGCAAAAAGAAAGTCTTACAGAAAACATAAAGCTGAAGCAGCTTGAATTTACTTATCCTAACGCAGGTCGCAAAACGATTAAAGGAGTTAACCTGGAAATTCATAAAGGTGAGAAGATAGCGGTTATAGGTGAAAATGGAAGCGGGAAAACAACGCTCTCGAAGTTGATTTTGGGACTATACCCCGTTCAGCGCGGTGCAGTTACCTATGATGGAGAAGCCTTAGAGGGTCTGAATCAGGAGGCTCTTTTCCAAATGATCTCTATCATTCCACAGGATTTCATGAGATATTCACTTACTCTGAGAGAGAATATCTGTATATCGGATTTGGCGAGGTCTGATACTGACCGTGATATCTTGGAGGTGCTGGAAATGGTTAAGCTGGATATTGATCCTTCCGGACTCAATCGTACACTAGGGAGAGAATTCGATGGACTGGAGCTTTCGGGCGGACAATGGCAGAAACTCTCCATTGCGAGGGGATTATTCAAGAGGAGTGAGATTATCGTAATGGATGAGCCGACTAGCGCATTGGACCCGCTGATTGAGAATGAGATCCTGATGAATTTTCTCACAGTGGCACAGGACAAGACGGCAATTATCGTCTCCCACCGGACCGGCTTGTGCCGGCATGTGGATAGAATAGTAGTAATGAAGGCCGGTGAGATCGTCGAAGTCGGCAGCCACAGTGAGCTGATCCAGAGAGAGGGCGAGTATACAAGGCTGTATACAACGCAAGAGCAATGGTATGTTTAG
- a CDS encoding ABC transporter ATP-binding protein: MNEIMLKQAMKYIAILYKYAPYLIILKFLQILLLALTTPLTLYITQHLIDSLQGYINNGVPLNQLVQWGAALVATLLFTANSTFMDSMITLRLRSKLNKDFMEEIVEKFNRIEYSCYEDSKVQDYLNKMGNHPDEKILEVLIQTLTMISQLVSLVSLMAIFLQVSGWFTVAFLIIFTLMVVLNFKAMKMMNGLFTSQSREERELSYLGGLLSDKRSLLELKVFGAVGYIQSKWKQKSEKVLKERLMTTIKSHRYFAASSFLLLMWIGLVIFELIYGVMERRVSVGLFVSLIGASGSILGIADDLSLLFSRLSHRCMEIMHYEMFMRLPERHNTALSGHSATLNSAAHPFIEFKDICFTYPGTAEQVLKKVSFTIHQHEHITLVGGNGAGKSTIVKLLMKLYVPDRGEILIDGVPLNQISQENLRNSIGIIFQDYGKYSLTLRENIAFGNIAKIGNDNDLRGALTKAAPDGFLSDLDTALGKIAENGIDLSGGQWQKIAMARAYLADCPFMIMDEPTAALDPVAESELYATFRDMMGEKGCLFISHRLASARFSDRILVLQDGAIAEDGTHEHLISQKGMYANLWSKQSSWYRDSDNHEG; encoded by the coding sequence ATGAATGAGATTATGCTTAAGCAAGCCATGAAATACATCGCTATTTTATACAAATATGCTCCCTATCTGATCATCTTGAAGTTCTTACAAATCCTGCTGCTTGCTCTGACTACTCCACTGACGCTATACATAACACAGCATCTGATTGATTCTTTACAAGGTTATATCAATAATGGTGTTCCGCTGAATCAGCTTGTCCAATGGGGAGCAGCCTTGGTAGCTACCTTGCTCTTCACAGCGAATAGCACCTTCATGGACAGTATGATTACCCTACGCTTAAGAAGTAAGCTGAACAAGGATTTTATGGAAGAAATTGTGGAGAAATTTAACCGGATAGAGTACTCCTGCTACGAGGATTCCAAGGTACAGGATTATTTGAATAAGATGGGAAATCACCCGGATGAGAAGATTCTGGAGGTGCTGATCCAGACCTTAACGATGATATCGCAGCTGGTCAGCTTAGTGAGCTTGATGGCTATCTTTTTACAGGTATCGGGCTGGTTTACTGTGGCCTTCTTGATAATCTTCACACTAATGGTAGTACTGAACTTCAAAGCGATGAAAATGATGAACGGGCTGTTTACCAGCCAATCCCGGGAGGAGCGGGAATTATCCTATCTGGGGGGACTGCTTAGTGATAAAAGATCCCTGCTTGAACTCAAGGTATTTGGTGCGGTCGGATACATACAGAGTAAATGGAAACAAAAATCGGAAAAGGTGCTAAAAGAGCGGTTGATGACGACGATAAAGTCTCATCGCTATTTTGCTGCCAGCAGCTTTTTACTACTGATGTGGATCGGATTAGTAATCTTTGAGCTGATATATGGAGTCATGGAACGACGGGTTTCTGTCGGGTTGTTCGTTTCTTTGATTGGAGCATCCGGCAGTATTCTGGGAATTGCAGATGATCTGTCATTATTGTTCTCCCGGCTGTCTCATCGTTGTATGGAGATTATGCATTATGAAATGTTCATGCGGCTTCCAGAGCGGCACAATACCGCTTTATCCGGACATTCTGCGACGCTCAACTCTGCAGCTCATCCGTTCATAGAATTTAAAGATATTTGTTTTACCTATCCGGGGACTGCAGAGCAGGTGCTGAAGAAGGTCTCCTTCACCATTCATCAGCATGAACATATTACTTTGGTTGGAGGGAATGGGGCCGGTAAATCGACAATTGTAAAGCTGTTAATGAAGCTGTATGTTCCAGATCGCGGAGAGATATTGATAGATGGTGTACCCTTGAACCAGATCAGTCAAGAAAATCTTAGAAACAGTATAGGGATTATCTTTCAGGATTACGGCAAGTATTCATTGACTCTTCGAGAGAATATCGCTTTTGGCAACATCGCCAAAATAGGAAATGACAATGACCTTAGAGGCGCTTTGACCAAGGCAGCACCCGATGGGTTTCTGTCTGATTTGGATACGGCTTTAGGGAAAATTGCGGAGAACGGTATAGATCTGTCTGGAGGACAATGGCAGAAGATTGCCATGGCCCGTGCTTATCTGGCAGATTGCCCTTTCATGATTATGGATGAACCGACAGCGGCATTAGATCCGGTGGCTGAAAGTGAATTGTACGCAACTTTTAGAGATATGATGGGGGAGAAGGGTTGCTTATTTATCTCTCATCGTCTGGCGAGCGCCAGGTTCTCTGACCGTATCTTAGTGCTACAAGACGGTGCTATTGCGGAAGACGGAACTCACGAACACTTAATCAGTCAGAAGGGTATGTATGCAAATCTATGGAGCAAGCAAAGCTCTTGGTATAGGGACAGTGATAACCATGAAGGATAG
- a CDS encoding TetR/AcrR family transcriptional regulator, with product MRKIPPKAEVTREQISLTAFELTRQAGFEVLTARNIAVKLKCSTQPVYRLYKSMEEVKEDVYKRIVDFALNEIKQYSNEKNEPAMNLAVGCLFFAQAEKHLFRLLFLSEYSSDYTKNNDDLLSEEIYQAFLQLDPQLCTMSTIKTREMFKKLSAYWLGIGVMIHMNSQELTIDDAIVMLEEMYYVLKCSALSKK from the coding sequence TTGAGAAAAATACCGCCAAAAGCAGAAGTTACTAGAGAACAGATCTCCCTTACAGCATTCGAACTAACCCGCCAAGCCGGATTCGAGGTGCTGACAGCCAGAAATATCGCGGTAAAGCTAAAATGCTCTACTCAACCTGTCTATCGATTGTACAAAAGTATGGAAGAGGTCAAGGAAGACGTATACAAGCGTATTGTTGATTTCGCATTAAATGAGATCAAACAATACAGCAATGAGAAGAATGAACCCGCAATGAACCTGGCAGTAGGTTGTTTATTTTTTGCTCAAGCAGAGAAGCATCTGTTCCGATTATTATTTTTATCTGAGTACAGCAGTGACTACACCAAGAATAATGATGACCTGCTCTCAGAAGAGATCTATCAGGCGTTTCTTCAGTTAGATCCTCAGCTATGCACGATGAGCACAATAAAAACCCGGGAAATGTTCAAGAAGCTTTCGGCATATTGGCTCGGAATTGGAGTTATGATCCACATGAACTCGCAGGAACTAACCATTGACGACGCGATAGTCATGCTTGAGGAAATGTATTATGTATTGAAATGTAGTGCACTTTCCAAAAAATAA
- a CDS encoding glycoside hydrolase N-terminal domain-containing protein encodes MKNDLQSARLYEQGNYASTYTEIPASNPGRAWRDGMVSGNGENGYVTSGAPYADSFIYQYMWFNYPSGDPRVIPEELTGQLAEARRNVFQLNDQWKITFADGTTRARTFLYSYHPGHQLRLSAMNKGTVSGYERWTNYETAETGVRYSDEGGEWIRTSFTSREDNVSVTKISQSSAGTKINMIISIDDISGMYKAQDGATEVTALQYKKLVDPDADYIAQVAHYPSYPGSELADGGYAGLTRVVVINGTRRRVLLADTNEPMNVGADQNPVIQVNDAEAVYLITQSDRTFHMGKTGDFAGQTSYAIVDGLLQITNAVAVKYQDASGIFDYNAALAPHARKHAAEFNAVRFSLAGDNEDKSADNETLINAQKACKSRIHHAFLEQVYNQGRYALICCSGSSAPRLYGMWTGEWNPGWRGIYTLDANVNLQVAAMNTGHLTLAQLGYITFFLRNTPDFEYNARMAYGMHDALQVSVNSDIDRGMHVEYDNDYPFQYWNAGASWCLLPIFEYWQCYGNQQIPINEYMRIHELKPILSVEDGGLTDEEFAELLGRGYLDLEQDILLTLLTKQANFWEQLCTPEYYTDVNGTACYEQGKTELHPGEKYLLLPGYSPENHPVGYHSTLTANASMDISAARDGLGMVITIERAVKRNGYEAAAARWEALLALLPDYKVDKDGALREWAMNEYTENNDHRHLSHLYPAWPAYETQNDAELLRAAITAMENRNKYNTSDATAGHGWMHKALVCARLKDGNEVAASLLPMMTDSGYYASLMTDHDTNGRNDCYCTDTLFGTVGAVNEALLFSSTGEIELLPALPSGWQAGSIHGLMARTLLEVRTLTWNLESKSVSVTLESMIDANELQLKLGIPWTTATVNGEETRALGEGAGKYLRLTLSSGVAVMVKFTLGG; translated from the coding sequence ATGAAGAATGATTTGCAATCTGCACGCCTGTACGAACAAGGGAATTATGCCAGCACCTACACGGAGATTCCAGCGTCCAATCCCGGCCGGGCATGGCGGGACGGAATGGTCAGCGGAAACGGGGAGAACGGATATGTCACATCGGGAGCGCCGTATGCGGACAGCTTTATTTATCAATATATGTGGTTCAACTATCCGTCTGGCGATCCGCGAGTGATTCCGGAAGAATTGACCGGACAGCTGGCCGAGGCCAGGAGAAATGTCTTCCAGCTTAATGATCAATGGAAGATTACGTTTGCGGACGGGACCACCAGGGCAAGAACCTTTCTCTACAGCTATCATCCGGGGCACCAGCTCCGGTTAAGCGCCATGAATAAGGGAACCGTGTCCGGTTATGAAAGATGGACCAACTATGAGACAGCGGAAACCGGCGTGCGCTACTCCGATGAAGGCGGCGAGTGGATCCGAACCTCTTTTACGTCCAGGGAAGACAATGTATCGGTTACGAAGATCTCGCAATCGTCGGCCGGTACCAAGATCAACATGATCATTTCGATTGATGACATTTCGGGGATGTACAAAGCGCAGGATGGGGCGACCGAGGTGACCGCACTCCAATACAAGAAGCTGGTTGATCCGGATGCGGACTATATCGCACAGGTGGCCCATTACCCTTCCTACCCGGGCAGCGAGCTGGCCGATGGGGGATACGCCGGCTTGACCCGGGTTGTGGTCATTAACGGAACCCGGAGGAGAGTGCTGCTTGCGGACACGAATGAACCGATGAATGTCGGCGCAGACCAGAATCCGGTGATTCAAGTGAACGATGCGGAAGCCGTGTACTTAATCACGCAGTCGGACCGGACCTTTCATATGGGTAAGACCGGTGATTTTGCAGGCCAGACGAGCTATGCGATAGTGGACGGTCTTTTGCAGATTACGAATGCTGTTGCGGTAAAATATCAGGACGCTTCGGGCATCTTCGATTACAATGCAGCCCTTGCGCCTCATGCCCGGAAGCACGCCGCAGAATTTAACGCCGTACGTTTCTCTCTTGCAGGTGACAACGAGGACAAGTCCGCAGACAATGAAACGTTGATCAACGCGCAGAAGGCTTGCAAATCAAGAATCCATCATGCTTTCTTGGAGCAGGTGTACAATCAGGGGCGGTATGCCTTGATCTGCTGCAGCGGCTCAAGCGCCCCGAGGTTATATGGAATGTGGACCGGGGAGTGGAATCCTGGCTGGCGGGGGATTTATACGCTGGATGCCAATGTGAATCTGCAGGTGGCAGCTATGAATACTGGTCATTTGACTCTTGCCCAACTCGGGTATATTACTTTTTTCCTCCGGAATACGCCCGATTTCGAATACAATGCGCGAATGGCCTACGGAATGCATGATGCGCTTCAGGTATCGGTCAACTCGGACATCGACCGCGGGATGCATGTGGAGTACGATAACGACTACCCGTTTCAATATTGGAATGCGGGGGCAAGCTGGTGTCTGCTTCCTATCTTCGAATATTGGCAGTGCTACGGCAACCAGCAGATTCCCATCAACGAGTACATGAGAATCCACGAACTGAAGCCGATTCTAAGCGTTGAAGACGGAGGGCTGACGGATGAAGAATTCGCAGAGCTGCTCGGCAGGGGATATCTGGATTTAGAGCAAGATATTTTGCTTACGCTGTTAACCAAGCAGGCTAATTTCTGGGAGCAGCTATGTACGCCGGAGTACTATACGGATGTTAATGGCACAGCGTGCTATGAGCAAGGGAAGACGGAGCTGCATCCGGGCGAGAAATATCTGCTCCTCCCTGGCTATTCGCCGGAGAATCACCCGGTCGGTTACCATAGCACACTCACAGCCAATGCCAGTATGGATATTTCAGCAGCAAGGGACGGACTGGGTATGGTAATCACTATTGAACGGGCGGTTAAGCGTAACGGATACGAAGCGGCAGCCGCCAGATGGGAAGCGTTACTTGCGCTGCTGCCGGACTACAAGGTGGACAAGGACGGCGCTTTGCGCGAATGGGCGATGAACGAATATACGGAGAACAACGACCACCGCCATTTGAGCCATCTCTACCCGGCCTGGCCCGCCTATGAGACGCAGAACGATGCAGAGCTCTTAAGAGCGGCAATTACCGCGATGGAGAACCGGAACAAATACAATACGTCGGACGCCACGGCGGGGCACGGCTGGATGCACAAGGCGCTGGTCTGCGCGCGGTTAAAGGACGGCAACGAAGTGGCCGCTTCGCTTTTGCCGATGATGACGGACTCCGGCTACTATGCATCACTGATGACAGACCACGACACCAACGGGAGAAATGACTGCTATTGTACGGATACCTTATTTGGTACAGTAGGAGCGGTGAATGAGGCGTTGCTGTTCTCGAGTACCGGTGAAATAGAGCTTCTTCCGGCTTTGCCATCAGGATGGCAAGCAGGTTCCATACATGGGCTGATGGCCAGAACCCTGCTGGAGGTCCGTACTTTAACGTGGAACCTTGAATCCAAATCGGTGAGCGTTACCCTGGAATCCATGATTGATGCTAACGAGCTCCAATTGAAATTGGGCATTCCTTGGACAACAGCAACGGTCAACGGAGAAGAGACCAGGGCACTTGGAGAGGGAGCGGGGAAATATCTTCGCTTGACGTTGAGTTCGGGTGTTGCTGTTATGGTTAAATTCACGTTAGGTGGTTAA